The Leptospira brenneri genome includes a window with the following:
- a CDS encoding DUF1569 domain-containing protein codes for MKRKEFLQKAALSYSILHLPLKAEGTANEETKSKTSGESPWEEADDLADLRELLVKLQSDPKGIQLSGNWSPGKVFAHCAQSIEYSLNGYPEMKSAIFRGSVGKVAFSIFAFKNKMSHGLEEPIPGAEDITNATEVKVGIGRLIQAIDDFSKARESSLRPHFAYGELTKEEYNVAHSLHIKNHMERLLV; via the coding sequence ATGAAACGAAAAGAGTTCCTACAAAAAGCAGCCTTGTCTTATAGCATCCTTCATTTGCCTCTAAAGGCAGAAGGAACTGCAAACGAAGAAACTAAATCAAAAACATCTGGTGAATCACCTTGGGAAGAAGCAGACGATCTTGCTGACCTTCGCGAACTTCTGGTAAAGTTACAATCCGATCCAAAAGGAATTCAACTATCAGGAAATTGGAGTCCAGGAAAGGTATTTGCCCATTGTGCCCAAAGCATTGAATACTCTCTCAATGGATATCCAGAAATGAAGTCCGCTATCTTCCGAGGTTCCGTGGGGAAAGTGGCCTTTTCTATTTTTGCTTTCAAAAACAAAATGAGTCATGGTTTGGAAGAACCCATTCCCGGTGCTGAAGACATCACCAATGCCACTGAAGTCAAAGTGGGGATAGGAAGACTCATCCAAGCCATTGATGATTTTTCCAAAGCCAGAGAATCCAGTTTAAGACCTCATTTTGCCTATGGAGAGCTCACCAAAGAAGAATATAATGTGGCGCATAGCCTTCACATCAAAAATCACATGGAACGATTGTTAGTCTAA
- the hpt gene encoding hypoxanthine phosphoribosyltransferase yields the protein MKPLYSEERIHQRVDELAREISRDFLSKDLVVIGILNGGFIFTADLCRSIAIPHEVDFMAASSYEDGTTSGHLKITKELKRSVQNKSVLLVEDIVDTGKTLEYLLEEVGKQNPKDLKVAALFWKQNKANPHITVDYPGFIIEDEFLVGYGLDYKGRFRNLPYVAKLEVTD from the coding sequence ATGAAACCTCTATATTCAGAAGAACGAATCCACCAACGTGTAGATGAACTCGCACGTGAAATCTCTCGCGATTTCCTAAGTAAGGACTTAGTTGTGATTGGAATTTTAAACGGTGGTTTTATCTTTACAGCAGATCTTTGCCGTAGCATTGCCATCCCCCATGAAGTGGATTTTATGGCCGCTTCTTCTTACGAAGATGGAACCACTTCAGGCCATCTAAAGATCACTAAAGAATTAAAAAGATCAGTTCAAAATAAATCTGTCCTTCTTGTGGAGGACATTGTGGATACAGGAAAAACTTTAGAATACCTACTCGAAGAAGTGGGAAAACAAAATCCCAAAGACTTAAAAGTAGCAGCGCTTTTTTGGAAACAGAACAAAGCCAATCCTCATATCACCGTAGATTATCCTGGTTTCATTATCGAAGATGAATTCCTTGTGGGTTATGGTTTGGATTACAAGGGTCGGTTTCGAAACCTACCTTATGTGGCAAAATTAGAAGTGACCGATTGA
- a CDS encoding hybrid sensor histidine kinase/response regulator: MILSVFFSSIQKSFWDLVIFCRYPLILVLVMVSTTSCRFDAYPTLLAKDGVLDASTANFSGETINLTGKWEFYWNEFLDPKLESPKQKSYLKVGVPWFSQENEDGENYPSFGFATYRLTVILPDSPNTEGEPLAVLIPVLHSAYKMYVNGELVAENGTIAKTAKDHKPSFHIKIIPLSRVSKKLDLVIHISNFSHKYAGIHGIIRFGKLQNIIRIWNVNNTITWVIMIFMLLLAAYHALVYFINRSERNALRMAFVYLGILILSSTLIETKILFNLFPDEYCVSLFRLSRLGFVLIMYFGAYILLSLTQMRFFKRMIVVLKIYALLFAGVAIFTPISHLAEISFHFEFLSTIFVFLGLFSVSLAMYFQRKQSRLYFFSLLLAIIGGAIDLFLIVNPNFGYRPMGLVSLYFFIFPQTLGVTLGLVRVYKRSESLSKELYKRKEALEKKVKARTMELEKANRWKANFVSLISHDLRSPLNSVNQILDVIDFSFAESTEVEKKKFLEICKTGVTQSLRMLEQLLDVSRFDAFGTKLIQTRFSVNDLLNEIIESVEPLATLKGIRIQKDTPIQAEIIADRTLIGEVFKNILTNSIKYSYLNSEVWVGVSYKGKWLAVEIRDRGLGMSEEQIHKLTGEENIKSMPGTAGERGTGLGLQLCMNILEAHFGKLRIKSVLGVGSAFEISLSKSTKSVLLVDDSGNFRTDLAEVMRRNQWIVIEAGNGEEALSHLSRITPSLLITDLQMPGMNGISLIHEWEGRRHQNQKIPIILVSSDAPLSGGEKFLEEEGLETIVSAYFSKMYKAEDLCQQIESILD, encoded by the coding sequence ATGATTCTCAGCGTATTCTTCTCATCCATCCAAAAATCTTTCTGGGACTTAGTTATTTTTTGTAGATATCCCTTAATTTTGGTTCTTGTCATGGTAAGCACCACCTCCTGTCGGTTTGATGCCTACCCAACCTTACTGGCAAAAGATGGTGTCCTCGATGCGAGCACTGCTAACTTTTCAGGGGAAACCATAAACCTCACTGGGAAATGGGAATTCTATTGGAATGAATTTTTAGATCCGAAATTGGAATCCCCAAAACAGAAATCCTATTTGAAAGTAGGAGTTCCTTGGTTCTCACAAGAAAATGAAGATGGAGAAAACTATCCAAGTTTTGGATTTGCTACGTATCGCCTAACAGTGATTCTTCCTGATTCACCAAATACGGAAGGTGAACCTTTGGCAGTTTTAATTCCAGTATTACATAGCGCATATAAAATGTACGTGAATGGTGAGTTGGTTGCTGAAAACGGAACCATAGCAAAAACGGCCAAGGATCACAAACCATCCTTTCATATAAAAATCATTCCTCTGAGTAGGGTTTCCAAAAAATTAGATTTGGTCATTCATATATCCAACTTCTCACACAAGTATGCGGGGATTCATGGAATCATTCGTTTCGGTAAGTTGCAGAATATCATTCGTATTTGGAATGTAAATAACACAATTACCTGGGTCATTATGATCTTTATGTTGCTACTGGCAGCATATCACGCGTTAGTTTATTTTATCAATCGTTCGGAGCGAAATGCACTCCGAATGGCCTTCGTGTATTTAGGAATTCTGATTTTATCTTCTACCTTAATTGAAACAAAGATTTTGTTTAATCTTTTCCCAGATGAATATTGTGTTTCGTTGTTTCGACTCTCTCGACTGGGTTTTGTTTTGATTATGTATTTTGGCGCATACATCCTTCTCAGTTTGACTCAAATGAGATTTTTTAAACGTATGATCGTGGTTTTAAAAATCTATGCTCTCCTTTTTGCAGGAGTTGCTATTTTCACTCCGATTTCGCATCTGGCAGAAATCTCTTTTCATTTTGAATTTTTATCTACAATCTTTGTATTTTTGGGTTTATTCTCCGTTTCTTTGGCCATGTACTTTCAGAGAAAACAAAGTAGATTGTATTTCTTTAGTTTGTTATTAGCAATCATTGGTGGTGCCATTGATTTATTTTTAATTGTCAATCCAAACTTTGGATACAGGCCAATGGGTTTGGTATCTTTATACTTTTTTATTTTCCCTCAAACTTTAGGTGTTACTTTAGGGCTCGTTCGTGTTTATAAAAGATCTGAATCCTTATCAAAAGAATTGTACAAAAGAAAAGAAGCTCTAGAAAAAAAAGTCAAAGCACGGACTATGGAATTGGAGAAAGCAAATCGTTGGAAGGCAAACTTTGTTTCTCTCATTTCGCATGACTTACGTTCGCCGCTAAATAGTGTAAATCAAATTTTAGATGTCATCGACTTTAGTTTTGCTGAATCCACTGAAGTGGAAAAAAAGAAATTTTTAGAGATTTGTAAAACTGGGGTCACTCAGTCTCTGCGTATGTTGGAACAACTACTCGATGTGAGTCGGTTTGATGCCTTCGGAACCAAACTCATTCAAACTCGGTTTTCCGTGAATGATCTATTAAACGAAATCATTGAATCGGTAGAACCACTGGCAACCCTTAAGGGAATCCGCATCCAAAAAGACACTCCCATCCAAGCGGAGATCATTGCGGATCGCACCTTGATTGGGGAAGTTTTTAAAAATATTCTTACCAATTCCATCAAATACTCCTATCTGAATTCGGAAGTTTGGGTGGGTGTTTCTTATAAAGGGAAATGGCTTGCTGTGGAAATTCGAGACCGCGGATTGGGAATGAGCGAAGAACAAATCCACAAACTGACTGGGGAAGAAAATATCAAAAGTATGCCAGGAACTGCCGGAGAACGAGGGACAGGGCTTGGATTACAATTGTGTATGAATATTTTAGAAGCCCATTTCGGAAAACTAAGAATCAAATCGGTACTCGGTGTTGGATCGGCTTTTGAGATTTCTCTCTCGAAAAGTACAAAGTCTGTTCTTTTGGTGGATGATTCTGGAAATTTTCGAACTGACTTAGCGGAAGTTATGCGAAGAAATCAGTGGATTGTGATTGAGGCCGGAAATGGGGAAGAGGCTTTGTCTCACTTATCTCGGATCACCCCGTCTTTACTCATTACCGATTTACAAATGCCAGGTATGAATGGGATTTCTCTCATTCATGAATGGGAAGGTCGTCGTCACCAAAATCAAAAGATTCCAATTATTTTAGTGAGTTCCGATGCTCCTCTTTCTGGTGGTGAAAAATTTTTGGAAGAAGAAGGTCTAGAAACAATCGTTTCTGCTTATTTTTCAAAAATGTATAAGGCAGAAGATCTCTGCCAACAAATAGAATCCATTTTAGACTAA
- a CDS encoding SixA phosphatase family protein, with protein sequence MKHIYLLRHAKSEWDEPYDSDLERGLSRRGKEQSKALREYLKESRFEFDQCLVSPAERTQKTYASLRKEILRFPKPDLREAIYDAEKEDLLFLLHGLSPSVRSVCLVGHNPGLEDLGSSLLFGETVPTKFQKFPTASFLGLSFSEDSWKDLSWGSCQLAVFWIPGQIGKE encoded by the coding sequence ATGAAACATATCTATTTACTTCGTCATGCCAAATCAGAATGGGATGAACCTTATGATTCTGATTTGGAACGCGGCCTTTCCCGACGTGGAAAAGAACAATCCAAAGCGCTTAGAGAGTACTTAAAAGAAAGCCGATTTGAATTTGACCAATGCCTCGTTTCACCGGCAGAGCGGACACAAAAAACCTACGCTTCCTTGCGTAAGGAAATCCTTCGTTTTCCCAAACCAGATTTACGCGAAGCCATTTATGATGCCGAAAAAGAAGACCTCCTTTTTTTACTCCATGGCCTTTCCCCATCCGTACGTTCTGTCTGTCTTGTGGGCCACAATCCAGGGTTAGAAGATTTGGGAAGTTCCCTTCTCTTTGGGGAAACGGTCCCCACAAAATTTCAGAAATTTCCAACGGCCTCATTTCTCGGCTTGAGTTTTTCCGAAGATTCATGGAAAGATCTTAGCTGGGGCAGTTGCCAATTGGCAGTATTCTGGATCCCTGGGCAAATAGGAAAAGAATGA
- a CDS encoding fibronectin type III domain-containing protein, with product MKKSLWILFTTIYFWNCIAFLDFNRNKNEFSKDLLILLLGSNDVGVPAGGGTADPSGTRIQSSDELFTILIPEGAMDETVDFKITKYNSTQAPLPSGFVPTSSIYQVTPSYKFKKEVVVTITLDRAKAQSMNLNFGKSRGFHVSNTNTEPDGLRMPGWAGVSTTLESESIVFHTKSFSMFGGGTPPPGNLPPVINGAYYYLKPGTLHIPYQLRADVLEPDGDPMNVYLVVGSAGGPTNYFSMAREGTTNWYESKIPYEAMSPGGVLIQVIAVDIHGQKTARPSTGTFLFPTDSGNPTYISQYNPDRDGDGYNDVWELDNGFNPNNASSPTGGTPYPPGLPAVVDSLEILPTQVWVQVNEPINFAARGFLAGVQKFVQVNFHTTGIGLSGSPIGNLNSSTFTATTPGVAGVFATYQSLEASASVHVADTTAPSNITDLVATPMSSSRIQLRWTAPGSVGALGQASAYEIRRSSSPITNNLQCDAATGIAHTMIPKTSGLLEIKEIEGHLPQTTYYFCVRAIDSSGLRNSWSGTVSATTYAPIDLVPPADVTTASATVESYHQIKLIWTAVGDNGNTGSASSYEIRRRSIPIVTDDDCSAGIFVPNSVVATSAGNPLEFTVSGLSSGTVHYFCIRAFDQGGNRSLWSGVLQATTPFANQSPVIQLASNLIIDLGTEATLDASQSSDPDAAFCGAQTNQYEYSWRVVSKPPLSNLTTGDIQNRTTKLAKVLPDKNGEYVFEFSFKDNAGSCAGGNRTSVSLFTVQANLVPIDAPAFVEVQAGGTSAFVQWWPVTGATSYTVYYSTSPGVTTASTSFGPVTNPYTMITGLTGNTLYYFRVVANNFGGYSVVSTMEPRAFTTATPLGTSVTGTHVDISAGLGTFQSLSANKLLIDNINSKLIAGIKNGSTGGMNLTAFHCDLNGNNCSYTNYPANLPLDGYPNFAFDFLNSKLLAIYANHSSGAIDFRRCNALGADCTYQNINAGKITAWNDSHTPLTDYSNQLLLEITCFSRKPALFKCNLDGTNCTFHDISAGAGTNSCSNPNSVIDYRNQKLLTVTSDNSIVSSRISLFRCNIDGTNCNYIDISAGQGSGSGTNPIILIDNQNSKILAISQSVTFNNKLSLFRCNLDGTNCTYVDISAGQPTNSSINPSATIDYIEGKLLVATLNSANNGKPSLYRCNLDGTGCTHTDISSGQGQNSGGRPNIIINSITGKLMILTSNSANSNKPSLFIW from the coding sequence ATGAAAAAGAGCCTCTGGATTTTATTTACAACAATTTACTTTTGGAACTGTATTGCATTCTTAGATTTCAATCGAAATAAAAATGAATTTTCTAAGGATTTATTAATACTTCTTTTAGGTTCCAATGATGTGGGTGTTCCTGCAGGTGGAGGAACCGCAGATCCATCGGGAACTCGCATCCAATCCAGTGATGAACTTTTTACTATCTTAATTCCAGAAGGTGCGATGGATGAAACTGTAGATTTTAAAATCACAAAATACAATTCTACGCAAGCACCGTTACCTTCAGGTTTTGTACCCACAAGTTCCATTTATCAAGTTACACCCTCGTATAAATTCAAAAAAGAGGTCGTTGTGACCATCACTCTGGACCGAGCCAAGGCTCAATCGATGAATCTAAACTTTGGAAAAAGTCGTGGATTTCATGTTTCCAACACGAATACAGAACCAGATGGACTCAGAATGCCTGGCTGGGCAGGAGTCAGTACAACTCTTGAATCGGAAAGTATCGTCTTTCATACAAAAAGTTTTTCTATGTTTGGTGGAGGAACGCCTCCCCCTGGGAATCTACCACCTGTTATCAATGGTGCCTATTATTATTTAAAACCGGGAACATTACATATACCTTATCAGTTAAGAGCAGACGTATTGGAACCAGATGGGGATCCAATGAATGTGTATTTGGTTGTGGGATCTGCCGGTGGTCCGACGAATTATTTCTCTATGGCAAGAGAAGGAACAACCAATTGGTACGAATCCAAAATCCCTTACGAGGCAATGAGTCCTGGCGGAGTTCTAATCCAAGTCATTGCAGTGGACATCCATGGTCAAAAAACTGCAAGGCCATCAACGGGGACTTTTTTATTTCCCACTGATTCTGGTAATCCTACTTACATAAGTCAATACAACCCAGATCGGGATGGGGACGGATACAATGATGTTTGGGAACTTGACAACGGATTCAATCCGAATAATGCAAGTAGTCCAACTGGGGGAACTCCATACCCACCAGGTTTACCTGCAGTAGTTGACAGTCTGGAAATTTTACCAACCCAAGTTTGGGTTCAAGTGAATGAACCCATTAACTTTGCCGCCAGGGGGTTTCTCGCAGGTGTTCAAAAATTTGTCCAAGTCAATTTTCACACGACTGGAATCGGACTTAGTGGTTCTCCCATCGGTAATTTAAACTCATCTACCTTTACAGCGACGACTCCTGGTGTCGCAGGAGTGTTTGCCACCTATCAAAGTTTAGAAGCATCCGCTTCGGTCCATGTGGCAGATACGACTGCCCCCTCGAATATCACAGATTTGGTGGCAACGCCTATGTCCTCATCCAGAATCCAATTGCGATGGACTGCACCGGGAAGTGTTGGTGCTTTAGGCCAAGCTTCCGCATACGAAATCCGAAGATCTAGTTCTCCCATCACCAATAACTTGCAATGTGATGCAGCGACTGGGATTGCTCATACGATGATTCCCAAAACTTCGGGGTTACTCGAAATCAAGGAGATCGAAGGCCATCTCCCACAAACAACGTATTATTTTTGTGTTCGTGCCATTGATTCTTCTGGCCTTCGCAATTCCTGGAGTGGGACTGTATCAGCCACAACTTATGCACCTATAGATCTAGTTCCACCGGCAGACGTTACCACAGCCTCCGCCACTGTTGAGTCCTACCATCAAATCAAACTCATTTGGACTGCTGTTGGTGATAATGGAAACACTGGATCCGCCTCTTCTTATGAGATCAGAAGGCGTTCGATTCCGATCGTTACAGATGACGACTGTTCTGCGGGAATTTTTGTCCCGAATAGTGTTGTCGCAACATCCGCTGGTAATCCTTTAGAATTCACTGTCAGTGGTCTTTCCTCGGGAACCGTACATTATTTTTGTATCCGCGCTTTTGACCAGGGAGGGAATCGAAGCCTTTGGAGTGGGGTTCTCCAAGCAACCACACCATTTGCCAACCAATCCCCTGTGATTCAGCTAGCTTCCAATCTTATTATTGATTTAGGCACAGAAGCTACACTAGATGCATCACAATCATCTGATCCTGACGCAGCGTTTTGTGGGGCTCAAACAAATCAATATGAGTATAGCTGGAGAGTGGTTTCCAAACCACCTCTATCCAATTTAACAACTGGAGATATTCAAAACAGAACTACAAAGCTTGCAAAAGTTTTACCTGATAAGAATGGCGAGTATGTCTTTGAATTTTCCTTTAAAGACAATGCAGGTAGTTGTGCGGGAGGAAATCGAACTTCTGTTTCTTTGTTCACTGTACAAGCCAATTTGGTTCCGATTGATGCTCCTGCATTTGTAGAAGTCCAAGCTGGCGGAACCAGTGCGTTTGTTCAGTGGTGGCCAGTCACAGGGGCAACATCGTACACAGTGTATTATAGCACAAGTCCTGGTGTGACTACGGCATCGACAAGTTTTGGGCCAGTGACCAATCCGTATACGATGATTACGGGGTTAACAGGAAATACGTTGTATTACTTTAGAGTGGTGGCGAACAACTTTGGCGGGTATAGTGTAGTTTCAACAATGGAGCCAAGAGCATTTACAACGGCGACTCCACTGGGGACAAGTGTGACGGGGACTCATGTCGATATTTCGGCAGGGTTAGGTACATTCCAATCTCTATCCGCAAACAAATTACTCATAGACAACATTAATTCTAAACTAATTGCCGGGATCAAAAATGGATCAACAGGAGGTATGAATCTCACCGCCTTCCATTGTGACCTAAATGGAAACAATTGTTCGTATACGAATTATCCAGCAAACTTACCTCTCGATGGTTATCCTAATTTTGCCTTTGATTTTCTAAACTCCAAACTTCTGGCTATTTATGCAAATCACAGTTCGGGAGCTATTGATTTTCGGAGATGTAATGCCTTAGGTGCTGATTGTACTTACCAAAACATAAATGCTGGAAAAATAACTGCATGGAATGATTCGCATACACCTCTGACCGATTATTCGAATCAATTGTTATTGGAAATTACTTGCTTTAGCAGAAAACCTGCATTGTTTAAATGCAATTTAGATGGCACAAATTGTACATTCCATGATATATCAGCGGGAGCGGGTACAAATTCATGTTCGAACCCAAATTCCGTCATTGATTATAGGAATCAAAAGCTTCTAACGGTTACCTCTGATAATAGTATCGTTTCATCTAGAATCAGCTTATTCCGTTGTAATATCGACGGAACCAATTGCAACTATATTGATATATCAGCGGGGCAAGGATCTGGATCAGGGACAAATCCAATTATCTTAATCGATAATCAAAATTCAAAAATTCTAGCGATCTCGCAAAGTGTAACATTTAATAATAAACTTTCACTCTTTCGCTGTAATCTAGATGGAACAAATTGCACTTACGTTGACATTTCTGCTGGCCAACCTACTAATTCATCTATAAATCCAAGTGCCACGATCGATTATATCGAAGGTAAATTATTAGTTGCCACATTAAATTCTGCCAATAATGGAAAACCTAGTTTATACCGATGCAATTTAGATGGAACTGGATGTACTCATACTGATATATCTTCGGGGCAAGGTCAAAATTCTGGAGGAAGGCCGAATATAATTATCAATTCAATCACAGGTAAACTAATGATACTCACTTCAAACTCTGCCAACTCCAACAAACCCTCTCTCTTCATCTGGTAA
- a CDS encoding NHL repeat-containing protein — MASLSNPCDSESKDFIPQLIASASIEGGFCQMQVVNTGDLYRYTDFTFYKSIPISVLPRLGSKREVSVRPELPEGLYIDPNTGALSGMPNNVLERQSYTVYRKGVVQGQITIQIRDLVATQVYGQFGSFTCGALYNSSGCTTSAAANANNLSGPNAVITDNSGGVYIASGNRVLYYPVGQTTATRVYGQHGLFNCDMANAHTNQTCNPLGGVAATTLSAPRGLLIDVTNNLFVTDTGVNRRILIYPNESTLPIRALGVSNFNTPGGGATSSSVFYTPSHLSPDSNGGFYLSDSGDSRVLYFPKDASLPSEVYGQPNFASNGATASDSGLSTNQGVVADSTGGIYIADTGNNRVVYYPKGSNIATRVYGQINFTDSGPPSGASSNSLNYPLAVALDQSENLFVADYTHHRVLVYPPTNLSFGMTASAVVGQFGDLNCEADNNSGSCSIGTPTAQNLYRPSAIHFDKQGKMYITDYGNNRVLVY, encoded by the coding sequence ATGGCATCCCTTTCCAATCCTTGCGATAGTGAATCCAAAGATTTTATTCCCCAACTGATAGCATCGGCAAGTATCGAAGGTGGATTTTGCCAAATGCAAGTGGTCAACACGGGTGACTTGTACCGATACACCGATTTTACTTTTTACAAATCCATTCCCATTTCCGTATTACCAAGATTAGGCTCTAAAAGGGAGGTCAGCGTTCGTCCAGAACTTCCCGAAGGTTTGTATATTGATCCAAATACCGGTGCTCTTTCAGGGATGCCAAATAATGTTTTAGAAAGACAAAGTTATACGGTTTATCGCAAGGGTGTGGTGCAAGGACAAATTACCATTCAAATCCGTGATTTGGTGGCGACTCAAGTGTATGGACAGTTTGGTAGTTTTACTTGTGGTGCTCTCTACAATTCTTCAGGATGTACAACGAGCGCAGCTGCTAATGCCAATAACTTATCAGGGCCAAATGCTGTGATCACGGACAATTCAGGTGGGGTTTATATTGCCAGTGGCAATCGAGTCTTGTATTACCCTGTAGGCCAAACAACAGCCACTCGAGTCTATGGACAACACGGACTTTTTAATTGCGATATGGCGAATGCTCACACAAATCAAACATGTAATCCGTTAGGTGGTGTAGCGGCAACAACTCTTAGTGCACCCAGGGGGTTATTAATTGATGTGACAAATAATCTTTTTGTAACCGATACAGGAGTCAATAGACGAATCTTAATTTACCCCAATGAAAGTACTTTACCTATCCGGGCATTGGGAGTATCTAACTTTAATACACCTGGGGGTGGGGCCACTTCGTCATCGGTCTTTTATACTCCCAGCCATTTAAGTCCAGATAGTAATGGTGGCTTCTACCTCTCGGATTCTGGTGATAGCCGTGTCCTCTATTTTCCTAAGGATGCAAGCCTTCCCTCGGAAGTCTACGGCCAACCAAATTTTGCCAGTAATGGAGCCACAGCCTCAGATAGTGGACTCAGTACCAATCAAGGTGTTGTTGCCGATTCTACGGGCGGAATCTATATAGCAGACACAGGAAACAACCGAGTGGTGTACTATCCCAAAGGATCCAATATTGCAACAAGAGTCTATGGACAAATTAATTTTACAGATAGCGGACCTCCTAGTGGCGCATCGAGTAATTCTCTAAATTATCCTTTAGCCGTTGCTTTGGATCAGAGTGAAAATTTATTTGTGGCAGATTATACTCATCATAGGGTTCTAGTCTACCCACCAACGAATCTTAGTTTTGGTATGACAGCCTCTGCCGTTGTCGGCCAATTTGGAGATCTTAATTGTGAAGCAGATAACAACTCTGGTTCTTGTTCGATAGGAACACCCACAGCTCAAAATTTATACAGGCCTTCTGCCATTCATTTTGACAAACAAGGCAAGATGTACATTACAGATTATGGAAATAACCGAGTTTTGGTTTATTAG
- a CDS encoding response regulator transcription factor, whose product MESVKIAILEDHSVVTEGIISILKSNPFFSLAGEFRTAADLFHFLESSPVDLLVLDIDLPDRNGIDVLREIKEKHQPTKVIIFSLHGSRVYVEDALKAKADGYMLKSDPISQLPEVIGLVMKGGSFVSDGVSKVQLPFSAFQMEILNLLVQGLSQNEVADRIQKSRKTVEYHLNQMRTKFSCKNNNELISKYEKEIQK is encoded by the coding sequence GTGGAATCCGTTAAAATTGCCATCTTAGAAGATCATTCCGTTGTCACAGAAGGAATCATATCTATCCTAAAATCCAATCCTTTCTTTTCTCTTGCCGGAGAATTTCGAACTGCTGCTGATTTGTTTCACTTTTTAGAATCTAGTCCTGTGGATCTTTTGGTTTTAGACATCGATTTACCAGATCGAAATGGGATCGATGTTTTACGTGAAATTAAAGAAAAACACCAACCCACAAAAGTCATCATCTTTTCCTTACATGGAAGTCGAGTTTATGTAGAGGATGCCCTCAAAGCCAAAGCCGATGGGTATATGTTAAAATCAGATCCTATCTCCCAACTTCCTGAAGTCATTGGACTTGTGATGAAAGGTGGATCTTTTGTTTCCGATGGAGTGAGTAAAGTGCAACTTCCTTTCTCTGCCTTCCAAATGGAAATCCTAAACTTACTTGTACAAGGGCTTTCTCAAAACGAAGTGGCGGACCGAATTCAAAAATCAAGAAAAACAGTGGAATACCATCTCAACCAAATGAGAACCAAATTTTCTTGTAAGAACAATAACGAGCTCATTTCTAAATACGAAAAAGAAATACAAAAATAG
- a CDS encoding TerC family protein: protein MEIISDPSVWLALLTLTALEIVLGIDNIIFISILSSRLPKTKQKSARQIGLLLAMVTRILLLFSLSLIMKLTAPVFTILNHSISGRDIILILGGLFLIAKSTTEIHHKFEGEPELGEESTKRVSFTKIIIQIMILDIVFSLDSVITAVGMTDQLGVMITAVILSVGFMLLSSGSISDFVDRNPTIKILALSFLILIGVALLGEGLELHIPKGYIYFAMCFSVIVEFLNMKLRSKPEKKYR, encoded by the coding sequence ATAGAAATTATTTCTGACCCATCGGTATGGCTTGCCCTTTTGACACTCACTGCTTTGGAAATTGTCCTGGGAATCGACAACATCATCTTTATCTCTATCCTTTCTTCTCGGTTGCCAAAAACCAAACAAAAATCCGCACGCCAAATTGGACTGTTGCTCGCGATGGTCACAAGAATTCTTTTGTTATTTTCCCTATCTCTCATTATGAAGCTCACCGCTCCCGTATTTACAATCCTCAACCATTCCATCAGCGGCCGTGACATCATTTTGATTTTGGGAGGACTCTTTCTCATTGCCAAATCGACCACAGAAATTCATCATAAATTCGAGGGAGAACCAGAGTTAGGTGAAGAATCCACAAAACGAGTTTCCTTTACCAAAATCATCATCCAAATTATGATCCTGGATATTGTATTTTCTTTGGATTCCGTCATCACCGCTGTCGGTATGACAGACCAATTGGGTGTGATGATTACCGCGGTGATCCTATCTGTGGGATTTATGTTGTTATCCAGTGGAAGTATTTCCGACTTTGTTGATCGAAATCCTACGATTAAAATCCTTGCTCTTAGTTTTTTAATTTTGATTGGTGTGGCCCTTCTAGGTGAAGGATTAGAGTTACACATTCCAAAAGGATATATTTACTTTGCGATGTGTTTCTCTGTGATCGTCGAATTTTTAAATATGAAACTTCGTTCCAAACCTGAAAAAAAATACCGATAA